From Candoia aspera isolate rCanAsp1 chromosome 4, rCanAsp1.hap2, whole genome shotgun sequence, a single genomic window includes:
- the LOC134497213 gene encoding vomeronasal type-2 receptor 26-like has product MLLFLVFLMNKIVTLSCPAGDAFPVPQESYQPGHLVIGGMVSHIVYHFYDIQFNEHPSLKLYGLPLVITKFYQDVLALVFAVKEINEDSHILPNITLGFHIYDSYYNPRMTYRTTLDLLFKSKEFVPNYKCDSEKNLMAIIGALQTDTSSDMAESINPYKIPQLTYGSFAQEEFQTATLSSLYCMVPNEDHQYIGVMRLLLHFGWTWIGVFVFDTNKGERFWQKLQSLLSGNGICLAFTQYIPQLVHLENLSELLRAHPIISNKLIDQKANAFLVYGESFTIVWLRVVAFLRDPEDKESASFRKVWILMNPIDFILTGFQKGWDLQMFHGALSFAVHSREVPGFKEFLQVIKPSTHKDGFLKDVWEQLFDCSFANAELSSMISEACSAEENLENLPGPLFELQMTGQSYSIYNAVYAVAHALQEMARPRSKQGEIPKFEFPDLQPWQLHKFLQGISFNNSAGERVFFKEKREGRGGFDILNMITFPNRSFQRVKVGMLDPSAPKGKELCIDDDLIVWHPAFNQVLPLSRCNDHCAPGSWKKGAEGKLFCCYDCVPCPEGKISNQNDMDDCFECAEDHYPNKEKQGCIQKPVVFLTFEETLGIGLASTALCFFFSTSWVLGTFIKQRDTPIVKANNQALTYTLLVSLLLCFLSSFFFLSPPVKVTCLLRQSTFGITFSVAISSILAKTITVVVAFMATKPGSHMRKWVGKRLAFSTVLSCSLFQVCICVLWLSTSPPFPELDMHSESKEIILQCYEGSASFFYSVLGYMGILAMASFIVAFLARKLPDSFNEAKFITFSMLAFCSVWVSFFPAYLSTKGKVMVAVEVFSILSSSAALLGCIFLPKCYIIVFRPELNHREQLIKRN; this is encoded by the exons ATGTTGCTCTTCCTGGTGTTCTTGATGAACAAAATAGTTACTCTGAGCTGCCCTGCAGGTGATGCCTTCCCTGTTCCACAGGAGTCGTACCAGCCTGGCCACCTCGTCATTGGTGGGATGGTGTCTCACATTGTTTATCACTTCTATGACATTCAGTTTAATGAACATCCTTCTCTAAAACTTTATGGCTTGCCact TGTAATAACTAAATTCTATCAGGACGTCCTtgccttggtctttgctgtgaaggagatcaatgaggACTCCCACATCTTACCCAACATCACTCTTGGGTTCCACATCTATGACAGTTACTACAACCCAAGGATGACCTATCGCACCACTCTGGACCTGCTTTTCAAATCCAAGGAATTTGTCCCTAACTACAAATGTGACAGTGAGAAAAATCTCATGGCCATCATTGGAGCACTTCAGACTGATACTTCATCCGATATGGCAGAAAGTATAAATCcctacaagattccacag TTGACCTATGGCTCTTTTGCCCAAGAAGAGTTTCAGACCGCAACATTATCTTCACTTTACTGCATGGTCCCAAATGAGGACCATCAGTACATTGGAGTTATGCGACTTCTTCTCCATTTTGGATGGACGTGGATTGGAGTCTTTGTTTTTGATACAAATAAGGGAGAGCGTTTTTGGCAAAAACTGCAGTCATTGCTTTCTGGGAATGGCATCTGCTTAGCTTTCACACAATATATTCCACAACTAGTCCACTTGGAAAACTTGTCTGAATTGCTCCGTGCACACCCAATTATTTCTAATAAACTGATAGATCAGAAAGCAAATGCTTTTCTCGTCTATGGAGAATCATTCACAATCGTGTGGCTCAGAGTTGTTGCGTTTCTACGTGATCCTGAAGATAAAGAGAGTGCATCATTTAGAAAGGTTTGGATCCTGATGAACCCGATTGATTTCATACTGACAGGGTTTCAAAAGGGTTGGGACCTCCAGATGTTCCATGGGGCTCTTTCCTTTGCAGTTCATTCAAGAGAAGTTCCAGGGTTCAAAGAATTTCTTCAGGTCATCAAACCTTCAACCCACAAAGACGGATTTCTTAAAGACGTTTGGGAACAATTGTTTGACTGTTCATTTGCAAATGCAGAATTATCCTCAATGATCAGTGAAGCTTGTAGTGCAGAAGAGAATTTGGAGAATCTGCCTGGCCCTTTGTTTGAGTTGCAGATGACTGGCCAAAGCTACAGCATTTACAATGCTGTTTATGCAGTGGCCCATGCTTTGCAGGAGATGGCGAGACCAAGATCTAAACAGGGAGAAATTCCAAAGTTTGAATTTCCTGATCTGCAGCCTTGGCAG CTCCACAAGTTCCTTCAAGGTATTTCTTTTAACAACTCAGCTGGAGAAAGAGTCTTctttaaagagaaaagagaaggtcGAGGTGGCTTTGACATCCTCAACATGATCACTTTTCCAAACAGATCCTTTCAGAGAGTTAAAGTTGGAATGTTAGATCCCAGTGCTCCAAAAGGGAAAGAATTATGCATTGATGATGATTTGATTGTCTGGCACCCAGCTTTTAACCAG GTTCTTCCACTTTCTCGGTGTAATGACCATTGTGCCCCAGGATCctggaagaaaggggctgaagGAAAACTGTTCTGTTGCTATGATTGTGTCCCATGCccagaagggaagatttcaaATCAAAATG ATATGGATGACTGCTTTGAATGTGCAGAAGATCATTATCCTaataaagaaaagcaaggatgtaTTCAGAAACCGGTGGTCTTTCTAACTTTCGAAGAAACGTTAGGAATTGGTTTAGCCTCCACTgctctttgtttcttcttctcgACATCTTGGGTACTTGGAACTTTTATTAAGCAGAGGGATACCCCCATTGTTAAGGCCAACAACCAGGCTCTCACCTACACCCTGCTTGTCTCTCTTCTGCTCtgctttctctcctcttttttcttcctcagcCCACCTGTCAAGGtgacctgccttctccgacaatcCACTTTTGGCATCACCTTCTCAGTGGCCATTTCCAGCATCctggccaaaaccatcacagTGGTtgttgctttcatggccaccaaaccaggTTCCCacatgaggaaatgggtggggaaaagattgGCCTTCTCTACTGTCCTTTCCTGTTCTCTCTTCCAAGTATGTATTTGTGTTCTTTGGTTGTCAAcatctcccccattccctgagtTGGACATGCACTCAGAATCCAAAGAAATCATTTTACAATGCTATGAGGGCTCAGCCTCCTTTTTCTACTCCGTCTTGGGCTACATGGGTATCTTGGCCATGGCCAGCTTTATTGTGGCTTTTCTTGCCCGTAaattacctgacagcttcaatgaagccaagttcatcactttcagcatgctggccttctgcagtgtgtgggtCTCCTTTTTCCCAGCCTATTTGAGCACCAAAGGAAAAGTCATGGTagctgtggaggtcttctccatcttgtcctcCAGTGCTGCCTTACTGGGATGCATATTCTTGCCAAAATGCTACATCATTGTTTTCAGGCCTGAGCTAAACCACAGGGAGCAACTAATAAAGAGGAATTAG